A part of Acropora palmata chromosome 8, jaAcrPala1.3, whole genome shotgun sequence genomic DNA contains:
- the LOC141888926 gene encoding uncharacterized protein LOC141888926 isoform X1, producing MLKFQDIFCFMVLTLSTYLVTARPRDSTQTGEVGACGNRVLHMREPRGTISGANFTGPYSANSSCTWIIMLPQPSKVSLRITSFNVYSNSKHCGGTNCRCDFLQIKEQDSIQNSTGFNEKFCNDFPPKRVYSLMSRVKIRLVSHSLKEGFGFSLSYEATDSSSIDFVPVTAALGSGQAGGARYSDNQTETKAQSKSPRNSNSSGVDVPLSALTSKPPMKLKLSSESSVLPSVAKVSPTTLSRTVTGATKSDKIWTTPVVVVHAVEQKEVEEIVPDIIVLGPSVPVVVIFVLVVMGIAWWNYKFNSEELNRYESYAQTNKSKRHKRHLKSISKGNLYNRMTKDWRGQSINANTRASPMFGRKISFAGKLREGIRTPRPSPAHSEETMLLAKPATATPTFLTPDTAPSGAASRPSSRPASLILRDALLNILSGSETGETSESGLASKRGSKGVSFINEDSGHPLSKQSLPEKELRIPEILVRYPSDDAVNREEIPSEKPTDTEHESSEPEEYCEDESTQLEGTLPKNDTEGSSSCDGRSDSDYPDSNPEEISDRSLIFPDLEDFLLNLDKDSPSDSPPYSCESHVRDILRKSYGEEALSSLGPNTVLDVPDEFLGMVRGSSQSTDKAISDSDRVDDVD from the exons ATGCTAAagtttcaagatattttctgttttatggTTTTGACTTTATCAACTTACTTGGTGACCGCAAGGCCAAGAGACTCAACACAAACAG GAGAAGTTGGAGCTTGCGGAAATAGGGTCTTGCACATGAGAGAGCCGAGGGGAACAATCTCCGGTGCTAATTTTACCGGACCATATTCGGCAAACTCCTCTTGCACATGGATAATAATGCTCCCTCAACCTTCAAAAGTGTCTCTACGGATTACTTCATTCAACGTTTATTCAAACTCAAAACACTGTGGTGGTACAAATTGCCGATGTGACTTTCTTCAAATAAAAGAGCAAGACTCCATTCAAAATTCCACAGGATTTAATGAAAAATTCTGCAACGATTTCCCTCCGAAGAGAGTGTATAGTTTAATGTCCAGGGTAAAGATTCGTCTTGTTTCTCATTCGTTGAAAGAAGGATTTGGGTTTTCACTCAGTTATGAAGCGACTGACTCGTCCAGTATTGATTTTGTGCCTGTCACGGCCGCTTTGGGATCTGGGCAAGCAGGTGGTGCTAGATATTCGGACAATCAAACTGAGACTAAAGCACAATCCAAATCTCCTCGGAATTCAAACTCCTCTGGGGTGGATGTGCCTTTATCTGCATTAACCAGCAAACCTCCGATGAAATTAAAGCTTTCTTCTGAGAGTAGTGTTCTGCCTTCTGTTGCCAAAGTAAGCCCAACTACACTTTCCAGAACAGTAACTGGAGCGAcaaaaagtgacaaaataTGGACAACTCCAGTTGTTGTTGTACATGCAGTTGAGCAGAAAGAAGTTGAAGAGATAGTTCCCGATATTATTGTCCTTGGTCCTTCAGTTCCTGTTGTTGTGatatttgttcttgttgttatgGGCATCGCTTGGTGGAATTACAAGTTCAACTCAGAAGAACTCAACAG ataTGAATCTTATGCTCAAACCAACAAATCTAAGAGACACAAGAGGCATTTAAAAAGTATCAGCAAGGGAAATTTGTACAACCGAATGACAAAGGACTGGAGAGGCCAGTCGATCAATGCGAACACTCG aGCGAGTCCCATGTTCGGaaggaaaatttcatttgcagGAAAGCTACGAGAGGG AATACGAACTCCCAGGCCCTCTCCAGCTCATTCAGAGGAAACAATGCTATTGGCAAAGCCAGCCACAGCAACACCAACTTTTCTGACCCCTGATACGGCTCCATCAGGCGCCGCTTCTCGACCTAGTTCTCGTCCAGCCTCATTGATTTTAAGGGATGCGTTGCTTAATATTCTCAGCGGATCTGAGACTGG AGAGACATCTGAGTCTGGTTTGGCGTCCAAGAGAGGTTCCAAGGGCGTGTCCTTCATAAATGAGGATTCTGGTCATCCACTGTCAAAACAAAGTCTCCCAGAGAA GGAACTGCGAATCCCAGAAATCCTGGTGAGATACCCAAGTGATGACGCAGTTAATCGAGAAGAAATTCCTTCCGAAAAACCAACGGACACTGAACACGA GTCCAGCGAACCGGAAGAATACTGTGAAGATGAATCCACCCAATTAGAGGGAACCTTACCAAAGAATGACACAGAAGGGTCCAGTAGCTGCGATGGACGAAG CGACAGTGATTACCCGGACTCCAACCCTGAGGAAATCTCAGATAGAAGCCT GATATTTCCTGATCTCGAGGACTTCCTACTCAACTTAGATAAGGATTCACCTAGCGATTCTCCGCCATATAGTTG CGAGAGCCACGTCAGAGATATTTTGAGGAAAAGTTATGGTGAAGAAGCACTTAGTAGCCTGGGGCCGAATACTGTACTCGATGTTCCCGATG AATTCCTTGGAATGGTGCGCGGATCGTCCCAGTCCACAGACAAAGCGATCAGCGACTCAGATCGCGTTGATGACGTTGACTGA
- the LOC141888926 gene encoding uncharacterized protein LOC141888926 isoform X2 — MLKFQDIFCFMVLTLSTYLVTARPRDSTQTGEVGACGNRVLHMREPRGTISGANFTGPYSANSSCTWIIMLPQPSKVSLRITSFNVYSNSKHCGGTNCRCDFLQIKEQDSIQNSTGFNEKFCNDFPPKRVYSLMSRVKIRLVSHSLKEGFGFSLSYEATDSSSIDFVPVTAALGSGQAGGARYSDNQTETKAQSKSPRNSNSSGVDVPLSALTSKPPMKLKLSSESSVLPSVAKVSPTTLSRTVTGATKSDKIWTTPVVVVHAVEQKEVEEIVPDIIVLGPSVPVVVIFVLVVMGIAWWNYKFNSEELNRYESYAQTNKSKRHKRHLKSISKGNLYNRMTKDWRGQSINANTRASPMFGRKISFAGKLREGIRTPRPSPAHSEETMLLAKPATATPTFLTPDTAPSGAASRPSSRPASLILRDALLNILSGSETGETSESGLASKRGSKGVSFINEDSGHPLSKQSLPEKELRIPEILVRYPSDDAVNREEIPSEKPTDTEHESSEPEEYCEDESTQLEGTLPKNDTEGSSSCDGRSDSDYPDSNPEEISDRSLIFPDLEDFLLNLDKDSPSDSPPYS; from the exons ATGCTAAagtttcaagatattttctgttttatggTTTTGACTTTATCAACTTACTTGGTGACCGCAAGGCCAAGAGACTCAACACAAACAG GAGAAGTTGGAGCTTGCGGAAATAGGGTCTTGCACATGAGAGAGCCGAGGGGAACAATCTCCGGTGCTAATTTTACCGGACCATATTCGGCAAACTCCTCTTGCACATGGATAATAATGCTCCCTCAACCTTCAAAAGTGTCTCTACGGATTACTTCATTCAACGTTTATTCAAACTCAAAACACTGTGGTGGTACAAATTGCCGATGTGACTTTCTTCAAATAAAAGAGCAAGACTCCATTCAAAATTCCACAGGATTTAATGAAAAATTCTGCAACGATTTCCCTCCGAAGAGAGTGTATAGTTTAATGTCCAGGGTAAAGATTCGTCTTGTTTCTCATTCGTTGAAAGAAGGATTTGGGTTTTCACTCAGTTATGAAGCGACTGACTCGTCCAGTATTGATTTTGTGCCTGTCACGGCCGCTTTGGGATCTGGGCAAGCAGGTGGTGCTAGATATTCGGACAATCAAACTGAGACTAAAGCACAATCCAAATCTCCTCGGAATTCAAACTCCTCTGGGGTGGATGTGCCTTTATCTGCATTAACCAGCAAACCTCCGATGAAATTAAAGCTTTCTTCTGAGAGTAGTGTTCTGCCTTCTGTTGCCAAAGTAAGCCCAACTACACTTTCCAGAACAGTAACTGGAGCGAcaaaaagtgacaaaataTGGACAACTCCAGTTGTTGTTGTACATGCAGTTGAGCAGAAAGAAGTTGAAGAGATAGTTCCCGATATTATTGTCCTTGGTCCTTCAGTTCCTGTTGTTGTGatatttgttcttgttgttatgGGCATCGCTTGGTGGAATTACAAGTTCAACTCAGAAGAACTCAACAG ataTGAATCTTATGCTCAAACCAACAAATCTAAGAGACACAAGAGGCATTTAAAAAGTATCAGCAAGGGAAATTTGTACAACCGAATGACAAAGGACTGGAGAGGCCAGTCGATCAATGCGAACACTCG aGCGAGTCCCATGTTCGGaaggaaaatttcatttgcagGAAAGCTACGAGAGGG AATACGAACTCCCAGGCCCTCTCCAGCTCATTCAGAGGAAACAATGCTATTGGCAAAGCCAGCCACAGCAACACCAACTTTTCTGACCCCTGATACGGCTCCATCAGGCGCCGCTTCTCGACCTAGTTCTCGTCCAGCCTCATTGATTTTAAGGGATGCGTTGCTTAATATTCTCAGCGGATCTGAGACTGG AGAGACATCTGAGTCTGGTTTGGCGTCCAAGAGAGGTTCCAAGGGCGTGTCCTTCATAAATGAGGATTCTGGTCATCCACTGTCAAAACAAAGTCTCCCAGAGAA GGAACTGCGAATCCCAGAAATCCTGGTGAGATACCCAAGTGATGACGCAGTTAATCGAGAAGAAATTCCTTCCGAAAAACCAACGGACACTGAACACGA GTCCAGCGAACCGGAAGAATACTGTGAAGATGAATCCACCCAATTAGAGGGAACCTTACCAAAGAATGACACAGAAGGGTCCAGTAGCTGCGATGGACGAAG CGACAGTGATTACCCGGACTCCAACCCTGAGGAAATCTCAGATAGAAGCCT GATATTTCCTGATCTCGAGGACTTCCTACTCAACTTAGATAAGGATTCACCTAGCGATTCTCCGCCATATAGTTG A
- the LOC141888943 gene encoding uncharacterized protein LOC141888943, producing MADRGEKNEILLKKEGDVRETSRSREKKRNKTKHKSRSRSESSSSNSSRSRSPRPAKVKSKKKRKRSRSSSSSATSESATSSGSDSSVNRKKRKKGKEKKRKKKSKKKTLEAAGPVQLSKFMKEQKQKEEERRSAVSGKKLKLKVKKSSKDKEREKNRKELLNFLNQTL from the exons ATGGCTGACAGAG GTGAgaagaatgaaattttattgaagaaaGAAGGCGATGTCAGGGAAACTTCACGCAGTCGAG aaaagaaaaggaacaaGACGAAGCACAAGAGTCGATCGAGAAGCGAGTCTTCGTCTTCAAACTCATCTCGAAGCAGATCACCTAGGCCTGCAAAAG ttaaaagcaagaaaaaaagaaagcgttCAAGAAGCAGTTCCTCTAGTGCAACATCTGAATCAGCAACATCCTCAGGCTCTGACTCTTCTg taaatagaaagaagaggaaaaaggGAAAG gaaaagaaaagaaaaaagaagagtaAGAAAAAAACCCTGGAAGCAGCTGGCCCTGTTCAGCTGTCAAAG TTCATGAAAGagcaaaaacagaaagaagaagaacggAGAAGTGCTGTTTcaggaaagaaattaaaactcaAAGTCAAAAAGTCGAGCAAAGACAAAGAG cGCGAAAAGAACAGGAAGGAATTGCTGAACTTCCTGAATCAAACTTTGTAA
- the LOC141888942 gene encoding COA8 family protein CBG23705, mitochondrial-like isoform X3: protein MCVLTAKNSTAHLSPTDRTFNLVGPRDQKSNIRKIIYVKTRNENVLEKRFREYQEELNTWHQAFWEKQNGKFYQSKKAFLQLRGRDVNADTKKDFADDLSRFYKNFLDGHHQAHYQYLRAWYWRNFQLLWIGLQVTTARFIDKFIPWR from the exons ATGTGTGTTCTT ACTGCAAAGAATTCCACAGCTCATTTGTCTCCAACAGACAGGACATTTAACTTAGTTGGGCCAAGAGATCAAAAGTCAAACATCAGAAAAATAATCTATGTCAAAACTAGAAATGAAAATGTGTTG GAGAAGAGATTCCGAGAGTATCAAGAGGAACTCAACACTTGGCACCAAGCATTCTGGGAGAagcaaaatggaaaattttacCAG tcAAAAAAGGCATTTCTTCAGTTGAGAGGAAGGGACGTCAATGCTGATACTA AAAAGGATTTTGCAGATGATTTATCAAGATTTTACAAGAATTTTTTGGATGGGCACCATCAAGCTCATTACCAATACCTCAG AGCATGGTATTGGAGGAATTTCCAGTTGCTATGGATAGGATTGCAGGTGACAACTGCACGGTTCATCGACAAATTTATTCCCTGGAGATGA
- the LOC141888942 gene encoding COA8 family protein CBG23705, mitochondrial-like isoform X2, producing MCVLESRIQMNSISRNKALKQLCRKDYFLNTTALLNKRRKSDDQEEIKTAKNSTAHLSPTDRTFNLVGPRDQKSNIRKIIYVKTRNENVLEKRFREYQEELNTWHQAFWEKQNGKFYQSKKAFLQLRGRDVNADTKKDFADDLSRFYKNFLDGHHQAHYQYLRAWYWRNFQLLWIGLQVTTARFIDKFIPWR from the exons ATGTGTGTTCTT GAAAGTAGGATCCAGATGAACTCAATCAGTAGGAACAAAGCCCTTAAACAGCTGTGTAGGAAAGATTACTTTTTGAACACCACAGCTTTGTTAAATAAAAGACGGAAAAGTGACGACCAAGAAGAAATCAAG ACTGCAAAGAATTCCACAGCTCATTTGTCTCCAACAGACAGGACATTTAACTTAGTTGGGCCAAGAGATCAAAAGTCAAACATCAGAAAAATAATCTATGTCAAAACTAGAAATGAAAATGTGTTG GAGAAGAGATTCCGAGAGTATCAAGAGGAACTCAACACTTGGCACCAAGCATTCTGGGAGAagcaaaatggaaaattttacCAG tcAAAAAAGGCATTTCTTCAGTTGAGAGGAAGGGACGTCAATGCTGATACTA AAAAGGATTTTGCAGATGATTTATCAAGATTTTACAAGAATTTTTTGGATGGGCACCATCAAGCTCATTACCAATACCTCAG AGCATGGTATTGGAGGAATTTCCAGTTGCTATGGATAGGATTGCAGGTGACAACTGCACGGTTCATCGACAAATTTATTCCCTGGAGATGA
- the LOC141888942 gene encoding COA8 family protein CBG23705, mitochondrial-like isoform X1 produces the protein MCVLESRIQMNSISRNKALKQLCRKDYFLNTTALLNKRRKSDDQEEIKVKTAKNSTAHLSPTDRTFNLVGPRDQKSNIRKIIYVKTRNENVLEKRFREYQEELNTWHQAFWEKQNGKFYQSKKAFLQLRGRDVNADTKKDFADDLSRFYKNFLDGHHQAHYQYLRAWYWRNFQLLWIGLQVTTARFIDKFIPWR, from the exons ATGTGTGTTCTT GAAAGTAGGATCCAGATGAACTCAATCAGTAGGAACAAAGCCCTTAAACAGCTGTGTAGGAAAGATTACTTTTTGAACACCACAGCTTTGTTAAATAAAAGACGGAAAAGTGACGACCAAGAAGAAATCAAGGTAAAG ACTGCAAAGAATTCCACAGCTCATTTGTCTCCAACAGACAGGACATTTAACTTAGTTGGGCCAAGAGATCAAAAGTCAAACATCAGAAAAATAATCTATGTCAAAACTAGAAATGAAAATGTGTTG GAGAAGAGATTCCGAGAGTATCAAGAGGAACTCAACACTTGGCACCAAGCATTCTGGGAGAagcaaaatggaaaattttacCAG tcAAAAAAGGCATTTCTTCAGTTGAGAGGAAGGGACGTCAATGCTGATACTA AAAAGGATTTTGCAGATGATTTATCAAGATTTTACAAGAATTTTTTGGATGGGCACCATCAAGCTCATTACCAATACCTCAG AGCATGGTATTGGAGGAATTTCCAGTTGCTATGGATAGGATTGCAGGTGACAACTGCACGGTTCATCGACAAATTTATTCCCTGGAGATGA